The following are encoded in a window of Aneurinibacillus migulanus genomic DNA:
- a CDS encoding STAS domain-containing protein codes for MSSVRQIATYLVEHHKEISNSIVDAVINGISAPTSPDEIERARENFSKLLNLTGTSLLASSEEIEKDLVEWSQKVGEHSVHSGEKIGKTLEVIPLVRSTFIQRIGQLCIEHGLPTTETLQVIEKLNYTLDIAVNETMKAFDYFKDKIISAAYEEVSELSAPIVPILQGIAVLPLIGSIDSHKANHILHNVIPKVAELKLNCLIIDFSGIHIIDTMVTDHIFKIHRILRLLGTKAVLTGIRPSLAQTAVGIGIDFSSIKTYATVQQALESTHKQTK; via the coding sequence TTGAGTTCAGTACGGCAAATTGCTACATACCTTGTGGAGCATCATAAAGAAATCAGTAACTCTATCGTTGATGCGGTTATAAACGGCATATCCGCCCCTACTTCACCGGATGAAATCGAACGCGCAAGAGAAAACTTTTCCAAGTTATTGAATTTAACAGGAACATCGCTTCTTGCCTCTTCTGAAGAAATCGAAAAGGATTTAGTAGAATGGAGTCAAAAAGTAGGAGAACACAGCGTTCACAGCGGGGAGAAAATTGGCAAAACTCTTGAGGTAATTCCTCTTGTTCGTTCGACATTCATTCAGCGTATTGGTCAATTATGCATAGAACACGGTCTTCCTACAACCGAAACTCTTCAGGTTATCGAAAAACTTAACTATACGCTCGACATCGCGGTTAACGAGACAATGAAAGCATTTGATTATTTTAAGGATAAAATCATCAGTGCCGCTTACGAGGAAGTGAGTGAATTATCCGCTCCCATCGTTCCGATACTTCAAGGCATTGCGGTTCTTCCGCTAATCGGCTCGATTGATTCTCATAAAGCCAATCATATCTTACACAACGTCATTCCAAAAGTGGCAGAGCTAAAACTCAATTGCCTTATTATTGATTTTTCTGGCATTCATATCATCGATACAATGGTCACGGACCATATCTTCAAAATCCACCGTATTCTTCGATTGCTCGGCACCAAAGCCGTATTGACGGGGATTCGTCCCAGCCTTGCACAAACGGCTGTCGGAATCGGGATTGACTTCTCTTCTATTAAAACGTACGCTACCGTACAACAGGCACTTGAATCTACCCATAAACAGACAAAATAA
- a CDS encoding peptidase, producing MMKEQIKKWMQTHRQEAVDFLAQVVQAPSVQGREAVAQKLVADKLDALGLEVDVWEPAGEELVKHPYFCSPRTSFEGSPNVVGIWKGEGGGKSLILNGHIDVVPAGDFEQWDDDPFSGKVENGKMYGRGVTDMKGGNVAMLFAVECLKELGVRLKGDIIFQSVVEEESGGSGTLSTVLRGYKADAALIPEPTQMKIFPKQQGSMWFKIKVKGRSAHGGTRYEGVSAIEKAMIVVDAIRKLEKERNDKITDPLYKSIPIPIPINVGTIQGGEWPSSVPDLVELQGRMGVAPEEEMEDAKQAMAEALAALDDEWLAQHPPQLEWFGAQWVPGMIDSDHELMNHLIHSYRTVLGQDPVIEASPWGTDGGLLTKVGETPSIVFGPGVTSMAHYPNEYIELDRMIECAEIMAHTIMHWCGVANEKALSAKS from the coding sequence ATGATGAAAGAGCAAATTAAGAAATGGATGCAGACGCATCGGCAGGAAGCAGTCGATTTTCTCGCTCAGGTAGTACAGGCGCCGAGCGTACAGGGAAGAGAAGCGGTGGCACAGAAACTTGTCGCTGATAAGCTGGATGCGCTCGGATTAGAAGTGGATGTGTGGGAGCCAGCAGGGGAAGAGCTAGTCAAACATCCATACTTCTGCTCTCCGCGTACGTCATTTGAAGGCAGCCCAAACGTAGTGGGCATCTGGAAGGGAGAAGGCGGTGGCAAGTCGCTCATACTGAACGGTCATATTGATGTCGTGCCTGCTGGTGACTTCGAACAATGGGATGACGATCCGTTCAGCGGCAAGGTGGAGAACGGCAAAATGTACGGGCGCGGCGTAACGGATATGAAAGGCGGCAACGTAGCGATGCTGTTTGCGGTCGAATGCCTGAAGGAACTCGGGGTTCGTCTTAAGGGAGATATTATCTTCCAAAGCGTAGTAGAAGAAGAAAGCGGCGGCTCCGGAACACTCTCCACCGTACTGCGCGGCTATAAAGCGGATGCAGCGCTTATTCCGGAACCGACTCAGATGAAGATTTTCCCTAAACAGCAGGGTTCCATGTGGTTTAAGATTAAAGTAAAAGGCCGTTCGGCACACGGGGGTACACGCTATGAAGGCGTAAGTGCAATTGAGAAAGCGATGATTGTAGTGGATGCGATTCGTAAATTGGAAAAAGAACGAAACGATAAAATTACTGATCCGCTTTACAAAAGTATTCCGATCCCGATTCCGATTAATGTAGGAACCATTCAAGGTGGAGAATGGCCGTCTTCCGTTCCAGATCTGGTAGAACTACAGGGACGGATGGGTGTTGCACCAGAGGAAGAAATGGAAGATGCAAAGCAAGCGATGGCTGAAGCGCTTGCGGCATTGGATGATGAATGGCTTGCGCAGCATCCACCGCAACTTGAATGGTTTGGCGCACAGTGGGTACCTGGTATGATTGATTCCGATCATGAACTGATGAATCATCTTATTCATTCATATCGTACTGTTCTTGGGCAGGACCCGGTTATTGAAGCTTCTCCATGGGGAACAGATGGCGGCCTCTTAACCAAAGTGGGCGAGACGCCGTCCATCGTATTCGGACCGGGTGTGACAAGCATGGCGCACTATCCGAATGAATACATCGAGCTGGATCGCATGATTGAGTGTGCAGAAATCATGGCGCATACCATCATGCATTGGTGTGGCGTGGCGAACGAGAAAGCGCTCAGTGCAAAATCATAA
- a CDS encoding 3-oxoacid CoA-transferase subunit B — protein sequence MGVGVEQRHLIARRAAKEIEPGMLVNLGIGIPTLVADYIPQEWDVMFHAENGILGTGPSPEKGKEDENLCNAGGFPITLVPGASYFDSTVAFGMIRRGYLDITILGALEVSEKGDLANWIVPGKRVPGMGGAIELAQKAKKVIVLMNHTNKAGEPKILRKCTLPLTAPECVDMIITERAVIEVVNGELHLREVLYPYTVEQVVESTEAPLKISEGSHVPVFK from the coding sequence ATGGGCGTGGGAGTAGAGCAGCGTCACTTAATTGCACGGCGTGCAGCAAAAGAAATTGAGCCGGGAATGCTAGTAAATTTAGGGATAGGTATACCAACGCTTGTAGCGGATTATATTCCGCAAGAGTGGGACGTCATGTTTCATGCGGAAAATGGCATTCTAGGTACTGGTCCTTCCCCTGAAAAGGGAAAGGAAGATGAGAATTTATGCAATGCGGGCGGATTTCCCATTACGCTCGTTCCCGGCGCTTCATACTTCGATAGTACGGTTGCGTTTGGTATGATTCGACGTGGTTATCTGGATATTACAATTCTCGGTGCATTGGAAGTAAGCGAGAAGGGCGATTTAGCAAACTGGATTGTACCTGGCAAACGAGTGCCCGGTATGGGCGGCGCCATTGAGCTGGCACAAAAAGCGAAAAAAGTTATCGTGTTGATGAACCATACGAACAAAGCTGGAGAACCGAAAATTCTCCGAAAATGTACGTTGCCGTTAACTGCACCAGAATGTGTAGACATGATTATTACCGAGCGAGCCGTTATCGAGGTAGTGAATGGGGAGCTGCATCTGCGTGAAGTACTGTACCCGTATACGGTCGAGCAGGTAGTGGAAAGTACAGAAGCTCCATTAAAAATTTCGGAAGGTAGTCACGTTCCAGTCTTTAAATAA
- a CDS encoding CoA transferase subunit A yields the protein MSKVVSLDEALVHITDGTTLMFGGFGGVGNPPTIIDGILRKGVTDLDLIGNDSGFPDIGIGCLVTAERARSLITSHIGSNPNAGRLMTERKMKVTFYPQGTLAEKIRAGGMGLGGILVDVGLGTIVEEGKNRIEIEGKTYMVEPALTAQVGIVHALKADEYGNLIYDKSARNFNPLVAMAADITIAEVEEIVPRGELDPECIVTPGVYVDYIVKSEGVNWKWAWE from the coding sequence ATGTCTAAAGTTGTTTCACTTGATGAAGCGCTTGTTCATATTACAGATGGCACTACACTTATGTTTGGGGGATTTGGTGGTGTAGGTAACCCGCCTACCATCATTGACGGGATTTTACGCAAAGGGGTTACTGATCTCGACTTAATCGGCAACGACTCTGGTTTTCCAGATATAGGAATCGGGTGCCTTGTAACGGCCGAACGCGCTCGTAGCTTAATTACGTCACATATTGGTTCCAATCCGAATGCTGGACGTTTGATGACCGAAAGGAAAATGAAGGTTACATTCTATCCTCAAGGCACGCTCGCCGAAAAAATTCGAGCTGGTGGTATGGGACTAGGTGGAATTCTAGTGGATGTGGGGCTTGGAACGATTGTTGAAGAAGGAAAGAATCGTATAGAAATAGAAGGTAAGACGTATATGGTAGAGCCTGCTCTAACGGCCCAGGTAGGTATTGTACATGCGCTCAAAGCGGATGAATACGGCAACCTTATTTATGATAAAAGCGCCCGTAACTTTAATCCACTCGTAGCTATGGCTGCGGATATCACGATTGCCGAGGTGGAAGAAATCGTGCCAAGAGGCGAACTGGACCCGGAATGCATCGTAACTCCAGGTGTGTATGTAGACTATATTGTCAAAAGTGAAGGGGTGAATTGGAAATGGGCGTGGGAGTAG
- a CDS encoding aspartate aminotransferase family protein, translated as MKGKSHVIKPLLDKEYPTVSHGRGVYLYDIEGKAYLDGCSGAVTTNIGHGVQSVIDAMNEQAKKVSFTYRSQFTSEAAEALATKLASWTPGDLDYVFFVNSGSEATETAMKIAIQYWQEQGRISKNKILSRWMSYHGITLGALSMSGHILRRKRFIPLLEEFPSIEPPYCYRCPFNSTYPSCDLLCANQLEQAIHRIGADNIAAFIAEPIIGASAGAVTPPPYYYQRIKEICERHDILFIADEVMTGNGRTGKPFGIDHWDVVPDLMALGKGMAAGYTPMAAAIASKRIIDVIAAGSQSIMSGHTFSANPQSAAVSLAVMQYIEDNQLIAKSEERGLQLLSGLQTLMQKHDIIGDVRGKGLLCGIEFVKNRTTKETFPLGLGVTERAIEKAKNNGLLIYNASGGIDGQAGDSVIVAPPFVISEEEINELLFILDQSIGELTLELEKEGQLVPKESVQ; from the coding sequence ATGAAGGGAAAGAGCCATGTAATTAAACCGTTACTAGATAAGGAATATCCTACTGTCTCACACGGCAGAGGTGTTTATTTATATGATATTGAAGGCAAAGCCTATTTGGACGGATGCTCAGGTGCTGTGACAACTAACATTGGACATGGTGTACAATCTGTGATTGACGCAATGAATGAACAAGCAAAGAAAGTGTCATTCACTTATCGTTCTCAGTTTACAAGTGAAGCCGCAGAAGCATTGGCCACTAAGCTGGCAAGCTGGACACCCGGGGATCTTGATTACGTGTTCTTTGTTAATAGCGGGTCAGAAGCGACAGAAACCGCAATGAAGATTGCTATACAGTATTGGCAAGAGCAGGGACGTATTAGTAAGAATAAAATACTTTCCCGTTGGATGAGTTATCACGGTATTACGCTAGGCGCGCTATCAATGTCAGGTCATATTCTGAGAAGAAAGCGCTTTATTCCGCTTTTGGAAGAATTTCCATCGATTGAACCACCATATTGCTACCGTTGTCCGTTTAACAGCACATATCCGAGCTGCGATTTACTATGTGCGAATCAGTTGGAGCAGGCAATTCACCGTATTGGTGCAGATAATATCGCGGCGTTTATCGCTGAGCCGATTATTGGCGCATCCGCGGGTGCGGTAACGCCGCCGCCGTATTACTATCAACGAATAAAAGAAATTTGCGAGCGTCACGATATTCTGTTCATTGCTGATGAAGTGATGACAGGTAATGGACGCACTGGCAAACCGTTCGGGATTGATCATTGGGATGTGGTGCCGGATTTAATGGCGCTTGGCAAAGGAATGGCTGCCGGCTATACTCCTATGGCTGCCGCGATAGCAAGCAAGCGGATTATTGATGTCATTGCCGCTGGCTCCCAATCGATTATGTCGGGGCATACGTTTAGCGCCAATCCACAATCGGCAGCAGTTTCCCTGGCCGTTATGCAGTATATCGAGGATAACCAGTTGATTGCCAAGTCAGAAGAGCGTGGCCTTCAATTATTATCCGGTTTGCAAACGCTCATGCAAAAGCACGATATCATCGGCGATGTTCGTGGTAAAGGATTGCTTTGTGGTATCGAGTTCGTCAAAAACAGGACTACGAAGGAAACGTTCCCTCTCGGACTTGGAGTGACGGAGCGAGCTATCGAAAAGGCAAAAAATAACGGGTTGCTTATTTATAATGCTTCCGGAGGTATTGACGGGCAAGCTGGGGATAGTGTAATTGTAGCGCCTCCGTTTGTCATTTCAGAAGAAGAAATAAACGAATTGTTGTTTATACTCGATCAATCCATCGGTGAATTAACACTGGAATTGGAGAAGGAAGGACAGCTCGTTCCTAAAGAAAGTGTGCAATAG
- a CDS encoding PucR family transcriptional regulator: MSITLKEALELPDIQQIKLVGGHGGLHRIIKWVTIVEIIEDATRLQEGEFLITTGYGLDTRANRRDFIEQLVQQNLSAVAIHTGFYMERIPMEFIEAANTHSLPLIEIPRHMNFSEVTKALLGHIVNRQLQLMQDTQQIHHELTMLTLNNQGLAPLVETLAARLQAEVEIYDVQGRRLEGSSKGVEASLPLETIVSLQQTMNIAAPVPLSAEQLVHTIATDQEQYGFLHIQKQTALTEMDRLIVEQASTVCAIEFLKQKAVDEALVRMREDVLDELLENNEQDEAYLQKLAHKLNYRLEGAMTVMQIASISEDSIRPLVQSWARKQAKTVLLREKQRTITLVIPVQQDKDIIRVAQSLQQEAQLRLASGPLYIGMSIPFCGLGQIAASAQEAREALQIGITTGEVLMTYDKIGAFAPLLQMKKAGIELTTLFRPLLDPLLTYDQKHNSSLVDTLECYLQHNSNIKNTAAALFIHRHTLKYRLEQIEEKTNKDLQNAHTLTQFHLALMAYRLDRAALKVL, encoded by the coding sequence ATGTCGATTACACTAAAAGAAGCATTAGAATTGCCTGATATTCAACAGATAAAACTAGTCGGTGGTCACGGTGGCCTGCATCGAATTATCAAATGGGTCACCATTGTCGAGATTATCGAAGACGCAACACGGCTGCAGGAGGGAGAATTCCTCATTACGACCGGATACGGCTTAGATACTAGAGCGAACCGACGCGATTTCATTGAACAACTGGTACAACAAAATCTATCTGCAGTGGCGATTCATACCGGATTCTATATGGAGCGAATCCCGATGGAGTTCATTGAGGCGGCTAATACACACAGCCTCCCGTTGATTGAAATTCCTCGTCATATGAATTTTTCTGAGGTAACAAAAGCACTGCTCGGCCACATCGTAAACCGACAATTACAGCTTATGCAGGATACACAACAAATTCACCATGAGCTAACCATGTTAACGCTGAATAACCAGGGCCTGGCTCCGCTTGTGGAGACATTGGCAGCCCGCCTGCAGGCTGAAGTGGAAATTTATGATGTCCAGGGACGTCGATTAGAAGGAAGCAGCAAGGGGGTAGAAGCTTCTCTACCGCTTGAAACAATCGTATCCTTACAGCAAACGATGAACATAGCAGCTCCCGTGCCCCTATCCGCAGAGCAGCTTGTTCATACGATTGCGACTGATCAGGAACAATATGGATTTCTGCACATCCAAAAGCAGACTGCACTTACGGAGATGGATCGGTTAATTGTAGAGCAGGCTAGCACGGTCTGTGCGATTGAGTTTCTAAAACAAAAGGCCGTCGATGAAGCACTAGTGCGTATGCGGGAAGATGTACTGGATGAATTACTCGAAAACAACGAACAAGATGAAGCCTATCTTCAGAAATTGGCCCACAAGCTGAATTATCGCTTGGAAGGAGCGATGACTGTTATGCAAATCGCTTCTATCTCGGAAGATAGCATCCGGCCGCTCGTTCAGTCTTGGGCCCGGAAGCAGGCCAAGACTGTTCTTCTACGTGAAAAACAGCGCACCATAACCCTTGTCATTCCTGTACAGCAGGATAAAGACATCATTCGAGTAGCACAATCTTTACAGCAAGAAGCACAGCTTCGGCTTGCGTCGGGACCACTTTATATCGGTATGAGCATCCCTTTCTGTGGACTGGGTCAAATCGCCGCCAGTGCACAAGAAGCACGGGAAGCCCTCCAGATAGGTATTACGACCGGAGAGGTTCTGATGACGTATGACAAAATCGGAGCATTCGCTCCGCTTCTGCAGATGAAAAAAGCAGGAATCGAACTGACGACATTATTCCGTCCGCTGCTCGATCCCCTGCTCACCTATGATCAAAAACATAATTCCAGTCTCGTCGATACGCTGGAATGCTATCTGCAGCACAATTCTAATATTAAAAATACGGCGGCTGCGCTCTTTATTCATCGTCATACACTAAAATACCGGCTTGAACAAATCGAGGAAAAGACGAATAAAGATTTGCAGAACGCCCATACTCTTACACAATTTCATCTGGCATTGATGGCTTATCGGCTTGATCGTGCAGCATTAAAGGTACTATAA
- the ablB gene encoding putative beta-lysine N-acetyltransferase encodes MTTKNELYSHSRTESGQDFIMEICLDPFNARLRIDDYRGNVQTMHKRVLELAMENGFTKVFIKSRPEDWQTLLSFGYMLEGVFKRYFNGSDAYSMALYFTDERRTSEYWMQEDDILRQVLTLPPKPSDEPLAQGYSIRLATIEDAEQLAQLYGTVFQTYPTPMNDASYIKKVMLEGTIFYAVESNHRIISAASAEVNTLYNNAEMTDCATYPEHRKHGLMRHLIVALERELRSRSIYCAYSLARSLSFGMNAVFHQLGYEYTGRMTKNCNIFDKFEDMSLWVKDLSRQ; translated from the coding sequence ATGACAACAAAAAATGAATTGTATTCTCATTCTCGCACCGAAAGTGGTCAGGATTTCATTATGGAAATCTGCCTGGACCCGTTTAATGCCCGACTACGTATAGATGATTACCGTGGCAATGTACAGACGATGCATAAACGTGTGCTTGAACTTGCAATGGAAAACGGATTCACAAAAGTTTTCATTAAATCCCGTCCCGAAGATTGGCAGACGCTTCTTAGCTTCGGTTATATGCTTGAAGGTGTATTCAAAAGATATTTCAATGGCAGCGACGCTTATAGCATGGCACTGTATTTTACGGATGAACGGCGTACAAGCGAGTATTGGATGCAAGAAGATGATATTCTGCGCCAAGTACTTACGCTTCCGCCTAAACCTTCGGATGAACCACTGGCACAAGGCTATTCCATTCGGCTTGCTACTATAGAAGACGCCGAACAACTTGCCCAATTATATGGTACCGTATTTCAGACATATCCGACGCCAATGAACGATGCCTCGTATATTAAGAAAGTCATGCTTGAAGGCACGATTTTCTATGCGGTTGAATCGAATCATCGGATTATTAGCGCTGCATCGGCTGAGGTGAACACCTTATATAACAATGCAGAGATGACCGATTGTGCCACATATCCTGAGCATCGTAAACACGGACTAATGCGCCATCTGATTGTCGCACTTGAACGTGAGTTACGCTCACGCAGTATATACTGTGCATACTCGCTTGCCCGTTCTCTTTCATTCGGTATGAATGCGGTATTCCATCAGCTTGGGTATGAATATACGGGTCGGATGACGAAGAACTGCAACATCTTTGACAAGTTCGAAGATATGAGCCTTTGGGTCAAGGATTTATCCAGGCAATAG